From Ascaphus truei isolate aAscTru1 chromosome 17, aAscTru1.hap1, whole genome shotgun sequence, the proteins below share one genomic window:
- the CEP15 gene encoding centrosomal protein 15 isoform X2, translated as MTSYLAKEVELSRRHEAIVAERIQLLQDMKIQLEQQANEKKNYIQETEAAHKRNQTLLKDLQVAEQSLKEMGQSLPHPTTVSLEDHYWAAVEEEIPKWEQFLLGKAPSPFTIRQKHPSKPKLKNSQSMQAANKYSLPPSGLKSNTFPR; from the exons ATGACTTCATACTTGGCCAAAGAAGTTGAATTGAGCAGAAGGCATGAAGCTAT AGTGGCTGAAAGAATTCAACTCCTTCAAGATATGAAGATCCAATTAGAGCAACAGGCAAATGAAAAGAAAAATTACATCCAGGAAACTGAAGCAGCACATAAAAGAAACCAAACTCTTTTAAAA GATTTGCAGGTGGCAGAACAAAGTCTGAAAGAAATGGGACAATCTCTTCCACATCCTACTACTGTTAGTCTGGAG GATCATTACTGGGCGGCAGTAGAAGAAGAAATCCCTAAGTGGGAGCAGTTTCTTCTAGGAAAAGCTCCATCTCCTTTTACGATTAGGCAAAAACATCCATCAAAACCGAAGTTAAAGAACTCCCAAAGTATGCAGGCAGCAAATAAATACAGCTTGCCTCCTTCTGGCTTAAAGTCAAACACCTttccaaggtaa
- the CEP15 gene encoding centrosomal protein 15 isoform X1, translated as MEKLKGWHCQVIIGKNMTSYLAKEVELSRRHEAIVAERIQLLQDMKIQLEQQANEKKNYIQETEAAHKRNQTLLKDLQVAEQSLKEMGQSLPHPTTVSLEDHYWAAVEEEIPKWEQFLLGKAPSPFTIRQKHPSKPKLKNSQSMQAANKYSLPPSGLKSNTFPR; from the exons ATGGAGAAGCTAAAGGGGTGGCATTGTCAG GTGATAATAGGAAAAAATATGACTTCATACTTGGCCAAAGAAGTTGAATTGAGCAGAAGGCATGAAGCTAT AGTGGCTGAAAGAATTCAACTCCTTCAAGATATGAAGATCCAATTAGAGCAACAGGCAAATGAAAAGAAAAATTACATCCAGGAAACTGAAGCAGCACATAAAAGAAACCAAACTCTTTTAAAA GATTTGCAGGTGGCAGAACAAAGTCTGAAAGAAATGGGACAATCTCTTCCACATCCTACTACTGTTAGTCTGGAG GATCATTACTGGGCGGCAGTAGAAGAAGAAATCCCTAAGTGGGAGCAGTTTCTTCTAGGAAAAGCTCCATCTCCTTTTACGATTAGGCAAAAACATCCATCAAAACCGAAGTTAAAGAACTCCCAAAGTATGCAGGCAGCAAATAAATACAGCTTGCCTCCTTCTGGCTTAAAGTCAAACACCTttccaaggtaa